The following coding sequences are from one Epinephelus fuscoguttatus linkage group LG5, E.fuscoguttatus.final_Chr_v1 window:
- the LOC125888450 gene encoding olfactory receptor 52K1-like has translation MNLSMENVSSHKHFILNGFKELGVLRPVLFIPFFIMFVVSLSANCMLLYVIISQRSLHSPMYILIAGMACVDLSSPLVIVPNMLLSFLFGWRGISLIGCLVQMLFIQFSGAFHSTLLVWMALDRYFAICSPLCYHERMAIPRFLKFVIPLLIRNIFLNTLVVGLAGSLSFCSSNVINHCFCEHMALVELACESTAKNNLVGLLGVFLTPVADFIFISSSYVVIFTSVLSSGKSGVKALHTCVTHIVVMTVSLTFALVAYLSYRIRSGLPAAVRVFFSIMYVFFPSCFNPIIYGMRTTEIQQHIMKTMTSCRFVRTVPHS, from the exons ATGAATTTGAGT ATGGAGAACGTCTCTTCACACAAACATTTCATTCTCAATGGCTTCAAGGAACTCGGAGTTCTGAGGCCCGTCCTCTTCATCCCATTCTTCATCATGTTTGTTGTGTCACTGTCGGCCAATTGCATGCTGCTGTATGTCATCATTTCACAGAGAAGCCTCCACTCGCCAATGTACATCCTCATTGCCGGCATGGCATGTGTGGACCTGAGCTCCCCACTGGTCATTGTTCCCAACATGCTGCTGAGCTTCCTGTTTGGCTGGAGGGGaatctctctgattggctgcctggTTCAGATGCTCTTCATTCAGTTTTCAGGGGCTTTTCATTCCACATTGTTGGTGTGGATGGCACTGGACCGCTACTTTGCCATCTGTTCGCCACTCTGCTACCATGAACGCATGGCAATACCACGATTCCTCAAATTCGTAATTCCACTTCTTATCAGAAACATCTTCCTGAATACACTTGTGGTGGGTCTGGCAGGATCATTGTCATTCTGCTCTTCAAATGTGATAAATCACTGTTTCTGTGAGCACATGGCCTTAGTGGAGCTGGCCTGTGAAAGCACCGCCAAAAACAACCTGGTTGGGCTTTTGGGTGTCTTCCTCACCCCTGTAGCAGACTTCATCTTCATCAGTTCTTCCTATGTGGTCATATTCACCTCCGTGCTGAGTTCCGGTAAGTCGGGTGTTAAAGCGCTCCACACTTGCGTCACTCACATTGTGGTAATGACCGTCAGCCTGACCTTTGCACTTGTTGCATACCTGTCATATCGAATCAGAAGCGGTCTTCCTGCTGCTGTACGGGTTTTCTTTAGTATCATGTATGTGTTTTTCCCGAGCTGTTTCAACCCGATCATCTACGGCATGAGAACCACTGAGATTCAACAGCACATCATGAAGACCATGACATCCTGTCGCTTCGTGCGAACTGTTCCccattcttaa
- the LOC125888451 gene encoding olfactory receptor 52E8-like yields MNLSMENVSSHKHFILNGFNELGVLRPVLFIPFFIMFVVSLSANCMLLYVVISQRSLHSPMYILIAGMACVDLSWSLVIVPNMLLSFLFDWRGISLIGCLVQMQFVHFVAAFQSTLLVWMALDRYFAICSPLCYHERMALPRFLKFVIPLLIRNIFLTILVVSLAGSLSFCSSNVINHCFCEHMALVELACGSIAKNNLFGLLGIFLTPVADFIFISSSYVVIFTSVLSSGKSGVKALHTCVTHIVVMTVSLTFALVAYLSYRIRSGLPAAVRVFFSIMYVLFPSCFNPIIYGMRTTEIRQHIMKTMTSCRYY; encoded by the exons ATGAATTTGAGT ATGGAGAACGTCTCTTCACACAAACATTTCATTCTCAATGGCTTCAATGAACTTGGAGTTCTGAGGCCCGTCCTCTTCATCCCATTCTTCATCATGTTTGTTGTGTCACTGTCGGCCAACTGCATGCTGCTGTACGTCGTCATTTCACAGAGAAGCCTCCACTCACCAATGTACATCCTCATTGCTGGCATGGCATGTGTGGACCTCAGCTGGTCATTGGTCATTGTTCCCAACATGCTGCTGAGCTTCCTGTTTGACTGGAGGGGaatctctctgattggctgcctggTTCAGATGCAGTTCGTTCACTTTGTTGCAGCTTTTCAGTCCACATTGTTGGTGTGGATGGCACTCGACCGCTACTTTGCCATCTGTTCGCCACTCTGCTACCATGAACGCATGGCGTTACCACGATTCCTCAAATTCGTAATTCCACTTCTTATTAGAAACATCTTCCTGACTATACTTGTGGTGAGTCTGGCAGGATCATTGTCATTCTGCTCTTCAAATGTGATAAATCACTGTTTCTGTGAGCACATGGCCTTAGTGGAGCTGGCCTGTGGAAGCATTGCCAAAAACAACCTGTTTGGGCTGTTGGGTATCTTCCTCACCCCTGTAGCAGACTTCATCTTCATCAGTTCTTCCTATGTGGTCATATTCACCTCCGTGCTGAGTTCCGGTAAGTCGGGTGTTAAAGCGCTCCACACTTGCGTCACTCACATTGTGGTAATGACCGTCAGCCTGACCTTTGCACTTGTTGCATACCTGTCATATCGAATCAGAAGCGGTCTTCCTGCTGCTGTACGGGTTTTCTTTAGTATCATGTATGTGTTGTTCCCGAGCTGTTTCAACCCGATCATCTATGGCATGAGAACCACTGAGATACGACAGCACATCATGAAGACCATGACATCCTGTCGCTACTATTAA